A region of Salvelinus alpinus chromosome 6, SLU_Salpinus.1, whole genome shotgun sequence DNA encodes the following proteins:
- the LOC139579246 gene encoding cyclin-dependent kinase 4 inhibitor B-like: MTMPLEDDLASAAATGNTDRVKILLQSGVDVNGVNCFGRTPLQVMMMGSSPVAQALLMKGADPNIADRHTGTTPLHDAARMGFLDTVEILVQFLADPNSRDNRNCRPIDLARESGHHNVVAFLQAL, encoded by the exons ATGACGATGCCTCTCGAGGATGATCTAGCCTCAGCAGCGGCGACTGGCAACACCGATCGTGTTAAAATTCTATTACAAAGTGGAGTGGACGTCAACGGTGTAAACTGCTTTGGACGGACACCTCTGCAG GTGATGATGATGGGCAGTTCACCAGTGGCGCAGGCGTTACTAATGAAAGGAGCGGATCCTAATATCGCCGACCGACACACTGGGACAACGCCGTTACACGATGCCGCCAGGATGGGCTTTTTGGACACGGTAGAGATCCTTGTCCAATTCCTCGCCGATCCGAATAGCCGGGACAATAGGAACTGCCGGCCAATCGATTTGGCGAGAGAAAGTGGACATCATAATGTCGTTGCGTTTCTGCAGGCTTTGTGA